From the Candidatus Peregrinibacteria bacterium genome, one window contains:
- a CDS encoding peptidoglycan DD-metalloendopeptidase family protein, protein MPNTPVVSAKIHKIILSLGTTFFLLFSLGSSFFVLAADELTKDTPQNSAQDLQAIQNKWEVFHGQIEDQYSDRIQKNKDRMDALKKEIEQNLLIFGEKSKEVEENEKIVEELKQKLTTLKGQLESMDQQMEVAERKVRAIQEQIAAKESALQKVMEEKEKVVVETEYQKDIILSYFRLLQTESESLSPESENGLRILLSSDSFTKSLRDEKNYSALEVTARRIFHDLEQAMSQLEEIDYLFSEQRTELKNLYAELEDGRKRVAVQQNAQQTLVEETSGEESRFQALLKESKSQMEQSSQRIAETKDDINYIEEKLSLLAAAKKSDQSKISKLQVLDDLESGSVNYDIGKVFLAEDEENKPFAWPLAPEKITAYFHDEKYKDAFGVVHNAIDIRAPQGTSVRAPAAGYVLEVADNGFGYSYLILIHKNNLTTVYGHLSEFDVKEGDLVQAGDIIGKSGGALGTKGAGVMTTGSHLHFEVWKDGEVQDPLLYLPLDALQPEDIPKEFLIKSLLQNEDSTLPKNDVSDNTKSDSSQETEAE, encoded by the coding sequence TTGCCAAATACACCAGTGGTTTCTGCAAAAATCCATAAGATAATTCTTTCGCTCGGGACTACGTTTTTTCTGCTCTTCTCTTTGGGAAGCAGTTTTTTTGTGCTTGCTGCTGATGAATTAACAAAGGATACTCCTCAAAATTCCGCTCAGGATCTGCAAGCAATTCAGAATAAATGGGAAGTTTTTCACGGACAAATTGAAGATCAGTATTCCGATCGGATTCAAAAGAATAAAGATCGGATGGATGCGCTCAAGAAAGAAATAGAGCAAAATCTCCTTATTTTTGGAGAAAAATCGAAAGAAGTGGAAGAAAATGAAAAAATTGTCGAAGAACTCAAACAGAAACTTACCACTCTCAAAGGACAGCTTGAGAGCATGGATCAGCAGATGGAAGTTGCTGAACGAAAAGTTCGCGCTATTCAAGAGCAAATTGCAGCAAAAGAATCTGCACTTCAAAAAGTGATGGAGGAGAAAGAAAAAGTTGTGGTCGAAACTGAATATCAAAAAGACATTATTCTCTCCTACTTCAGGCTCCTCCAAACCGAGTCAGAAAGCCTCTCTCCTGAGAGTGAGAACGGACTTCGGATATTACTTTCGAGTGATTCTTTCACCAAAAGTCTTCGGGATGAAAAAAATTATTCCGCTCTTGAAGTAACTGCGAGGAGAATTTTTCATGATCTCGAACAGGCGATGTCACAACTTGAGGAAATTGATTATTTGTTTTCAGAGCAGAGGACAGAACTCAAAAATCTTTACGCTGAACTTGAGGATGGAAGAAAAAGAGTGGCGGTACAGCAAAATGCCCAGCAAACACTTGTTGAAGAAACATCAGGTGAAGAATCGCGTTTCCAGGCACTTCTCAAGGAATCGAAATCACAAATGGAGCAGAGCTCTCAGCGTATCGCAGAAACGAAAGATGATATCAATTACATCGAGGAGAAACTGAGTCTTTTGGCGGCAGCAAAAAAATCAGATCAGTCAAAAATATCAAAACTCCAAGTTCTCGATGATCTCGAATCGGGAAGTGTAAATTATGATATCGGGAAAGTATTTCTCGCCGAAGATGAAGAGAACAAGCCATTTGCATGGCCTCTTGCTCCGGAAAAAATAACAGCATATTTTCATGATGAAAAATATAAAGATGCTTTTGGAGTTGTTCATAATGCGATTGATATTCGTGCGCCTCAGGGAACTTCCGTTCGTGCTCCTGCGGCGGGATATGTTTTGGAAGTCGCAGACAACGGTTTTGGATACAGTTATCTCATTTTGATTCATAAAAACAATCTCACAACGGTTTACGGACATCTTTCAGAGTTTGATGTGAAAGAAGGAGATCTCGTTCAAGCAGGCGATATTATCGGAAAAAGCGGCGGAGCTCTGGGAACAAAAGGAGCCGGAGTGATGACTACTGGCTCACATCTTCATTTTGAAGTATGGAAAGACGGTGAAGTTCAGGATCCGCTTCTCTATCTTCCGCTCGATGCGCTTCAGCCAGAAGATATTCCAAAGGAATTTCTCATCAAGTCTCTCTTGCAGAATGAAGATTCAACACTTCCGAAAAATGACGTTTCTGACAATACAAAAAGTGATTCTTCGCAAGAGACTGAGGCGGAATAA